The following are encoded together in the Drosophila takahashii strain IR98-3 E-12201 chromosome X, DtakHiC1v2, whole genome shotgun sequence genome:
- the LOC108060961 gene encoding histone-lysine N-methyltransferase SETD1B-A isoform X1, with protein sequence MSEPAVPAEELCSTISNADISSSSSMSLASTAIDLIHTGLPLLEQSAADLESLPEKQDAEAKQEPKAMEEAVLETIAEPPTDLAADVTADSPLEPPSEPLAEPLPEPLPKTLQEPLLKCLIEPLPQPVQEPLPKPLQESLPQPLPEPLVKPVPEPLPENTTEPLQEPLAEKQPQPIPEPLSNPLPKALPEPLPEPPLPEPLPEPLPKPLPEPLPEPQEGRPETPAGNPENQAQAESPPSIMDISISAQMSPDAPVFYPMGSCLARLLTNGGGGGGDSGQDSPSVPRISPPRSAFEYGTGPYIGPGGDIPRSYQFIDPTATGERNFNSFGLGMDDQEMDEQQQAAQLAETPGVSWVPYYFGSPRTRTTGEDPLSPETGAARSRNNSRSHCECRGEASEVGTSTEFPSFESFAGQLDEIGLARDEFMATLRNLLIRANDLLAPLLQGPFQHMTPIQMAEYTSAILETPPLHPSLFMPANVPRPWTGLTGLSLPYDIHPHSLTPEDLARIQALPKPVDAATQTEFRCMCMLLSQAGSAPASGDLRPPTTSYFPGQAMNGPRMRVPPQPYANPGTSQNGQAQPQPQQPYGFWGRPMPMAMHPHQVPQHRMPRQAAFQHPPPPQRHPHPQAHPQPHPRPGMQPGHPMAHHKMGGAVRYPEAGNYRGYRLPGPYSPRNQASRYGAIGSDRPAENNGNINGRNHYQNSGYRGNPLYARTALGNNQQQMASVAPNIGHLGNPIGNPVQPMDLGMQLRLNLSAEEANASRQVASDSSRTESSATENTSYHSERRVSEESSYVEAEDEDGDSEEVDSEGEEDEVEGGEDEDDDDEEEEDENENDEEEDEDEDEEDDEQPRQLSAPDSRSYCFGEVEFMNYVMSETPMLPNPGQQPGAAAYMEHGLPPTPRSNVPCAQVTPHHLPTHFPGYRAAREQPSQVMPPMNQMPPMAQMSQMPQMSQVPPMTSMPGGSYPPTGIPDGQFKEPPPGSQDHYYNNQQYNAMYGQPRPNFDYNASMMGQESAPVAGPSMYMRPPPPPTAAPPPQGPPPSYPMRQERPMAPILFEVGGNRSHSTGSPMMMQNVMSAHGHGRGRGRGPSRGPSRGPHGHHNAYGQMNQMNQNHGMPFNGQMNQMGQMPPHMRNHQVNHQVNHMGQPMGRGMGMGLMPLPVQMLNPNRMAQPNVQQGMPMNRSTMSPRQYANHNPNAMPSYQPQPEMNKMPPMAEGGAAAGSSTPRVNFAANVANKPRGGTPRNQVGTPRPGAPVPAPVEVATGQQKPIQPSYASMLQ encoded by the exons ATGTCCGAACCGGCAGTGCCCGCCGAAGAGCTGTGCTCCACCATTTCGAACGCAGACATTTCTAGCTCCTCCAGCATGTCCCTCGCATCCACGGCCATCGACCTCATCCACACCGGTCTGCCGCTTCTCGAACAGAGCGCAGCCGACCTGGAGTCGCTGCCGGAGAAGCAGGATGCGGAGGCCAAGCAGGAACCGAAAGCAATGGAAGAAGCTGTTTTGGAAACGATAGCAGAACCACCAACAGATTTAGCTGCGGATGTAACAGCTGATTCCCCATTGGAACCACCATCGGAACCCCTTGCGGAACCACTACCTGAACCCCTACCGAAAACTCTACAGGAACCCCTGCTGAAATGCTTAATAGAACCCCTACCACAACCGGTACAGGAACCCCTACCGAAACCTCTTCAGGAATCACTACCACAACCTCTACCGGAACCACTAGTGAAACCTGTACCGGAACCTCTGCCGGAAAATACAACAGAACCTCTGCAGGAACCTCTAGCGGAAAAACAACCACAGCCCATACCAGAACCCCTATCAAATCCTTTACCAAAAGCACTACCGGAACCCCTACCGGAACCACCCCTACCGGAACCCCTACCAGAACCTCTACCAAAACCACTACCAGAACCACTACCAGAACCTCAAGAAGGTCGACCAGAGACGCCCGCTGGCAATCCGGAGAACCAGGCCCAAGCCGAGTCGCCTCCGAGCATCATGGACATCTCGATCAGCGCTCAGATGTCCCCGGACGCCCCCGTCTTCTATCCCATGGGCTCCTGTCTCGCCCGCCTGCTGACcaacggaggaggaggaggaggagactCGGGACAGGACAGTCCAAGCGTTCCGCGGATCTCGCCGCCACGGAGCGCCTTCGAATACGGAACTGGTCCGTATATCGGCCCAGGAGGCGACATCCCGCGCAGCTATCAGTTCATCGATCCAACGGCCACCGGCGAGCGGAACTTCAACAGTTTCGGACTGGGCATGGATGACCAGGAGATGGACGAACAGCAGCAGGCGGCGCAGCTGGCGGAAACACCAGGCGTATCGTGGGTGCCCTACTATTTCGGCAGTCCGCGAACGAGGACAACGGGCGAGGATCCTTTGTCGCCGGAAACGGGAGCAGCGAGGAGCAGGAACAACAGCAGGAGCCACTGCGAATGCAGAGGCGAGGCATCCGAGGTCGGGACATCCACCGAGTTCCCATCCTTCGAGTCCTTTGCCGGGCAACTGGACGAAATCGGTTTGGCCCGCGACGAGTTCATGGCAACGCTGCGCAATCTGCTCATCCGGGCGAATGACCTGTTGGCGCCGCTACTCCAGGGTCCCTTCCAGCACATGACGCCCATCCAGATGGCCGAGTATACCAGCGCCATTCTGGAGACGCCTCCCCTGCATCCGAGTCTCTTCATGCCGGCG AATGTGCCACGTCCCTGGACGGGGCTCACTGGTCTCAGCCTGCCCTACGACATCCATCCGCACAGCCTGACGCCCGAGGACTTGGCCCGCATCCAG GCGCTGCCCAAGCCCGTGGATGCCGCCACCCAGACGGAGTTCCGCTGCATGTGCATGCTACTCTCGCAGGCAGGATCTGCGCCAGCATCCGGCGACCTGCGACCTCCAACGACCTCTTACTTCCCAGGACAAGCGATGAATGGACCACGAATGCGGGTTCCTCCGCAGCCATAtgcaaacccgggaacttcACAGAACGGACAGGCACAGCCGCAACCTCAGCAGCCCTACGGTTTCTGGGGCAGACCCATGC CGATGGCGATGCATCCGCACCAAGTTCCGCAGCATCGCATGCCCCGACAGGCCGCCTTCCAGCATCCACCGCCGCCGCAACGGCATCCACATCCGCAAGCGCATCCGCAGCCGCATCCGCGCCCGGGAATGCAGCCCGGTCATCCGATGGCGCACCACAAGATGGGCGGAGCAGTGCGCTACCCGGAGGCTGGTAACTATCGTGGCTATCGGCTGCCTGGTCCCTACAGTCCGCGGAATCAGGCGAGTCGCTACGGCGCCATCGGCAGTGATCGTCCCGCCGAGAATAATGGTAATATTAATGGAAGGAATCATTACCAGAACTCCGGCTACCGTGGTAATCCACTCTATGCGAGAACAGCTCTCGGCAACAATCAACAGCAGATGGCTTCGGTTGCTCCGAATATCGGTCATCTCGGTAATCCCATCGGCAATCCTGTCCAGCCCATGGATCTGGGCATGCAGCTGAGATTGAATCTGAGTGCGGAGGAGGCGAATGCCAGCAGACAGGTGGCCTCCGACTCGTCGCGCACCGAGTCCTCGGCCACCGAGAACACCAGCTATCACTCGGAGCGCCGGGTGAGCGAGGAGAGCAGCTACGTGGAGGCGGAGGACGAGGATGGGGACAGCGAAGAGGTGGACTCCGAGGGGGAGGAGGACGAGGTCGAGGGCGGCGAGGACgaggatgacgatgatgaggaGGAAGAGGATGAGAATGAGAATGACGAAgaagaggatgaggatgaggatgaggaggatgaTGAGCAGCCCCGTCAGCTGTCTGCTCCCGATTCCCGTTCCTACTGCTTCGGTGAGGTGGAGTTCATGAACTACGTCATGTCCGAGACGCCCATGCTGCCCAATCCCGGCCAGCAGCCAGGAGCCGCCGCCTATATGGAGCACGGCCTGCCGCCAACTCCACGCTCGAATGTGCCCTGTGCCCAGGTGACGCCCCACCACCTGCCCACCCACTTTCCAGGCTATCGTGCTGCTCGGGAGCAGCCTTCCCAGGTCATGCCTCCAATGAACCAGATGCCTCCCATGGCTCAAATGTCTCAAATGCCTCAAATGTCCCAAGTGCCTCCTATGACCTCCATGCCAGGAGGCAGTTACCCACCTACCGGCATACCAGATGGCCAGTTCAAGGAGCCACCGCCAGGATCACAGGATCATTACTACAACAACCAGCAATACAATGCCATGTACGGCCAACCGCGACCCAATTTCGACTACAATGCGAGCATGATGGGTCAGGAATCAGCTCCGGTGGCAGGACCCAGCATGTACATGAGACCACCACCTCCCCCcacagcagcaccaccaccacaagGACCTCCACCTTCGTATCCCATGCGACAGGAGCGCCCAATGGCCCCCATTCTCTTCGAGGTGGGCGGCAATCGCAGTCATAGCACTGGTTCGCCCATGATGATGCAGAACGTGATGAGTGCCCACGGACATGGACGCGGTCGTGGTCGTGGTCCCAGTCGTGGTCCTAGTCGAGGTCCCCATGGCCACCACAATGCCTATGGCCAGATGAATCAGATGAATCAGAATCATGGAATGCCCTTCAATGGGCAGATGAACCAAATGGGACAGATGCCGCCGCACATGCGGAACCATCAAGTGAACCACCAGGTCAACCACATGGGCCAACCAATGGGCAGGGGAATGGGCATGGGCCTGATGCCCCTGCCCGTCCAGATGCTCAATCCGAATCGCATGGCCCAGCCGAATGTGCAGCAGGGAATGCCCATGAATCGCTCGACCATGAGTCCTCGCCAGTATGCCAATCACAATCCCAATGCGATGCCCAGCTATCAGCCTCAGCCGGAGATGAACAAGATGCCACCGATGGCGGAGGGAGGAGCTGCAGCTGGATCCTCCACACCTCGTGTGAATTTCGCGGCCAATGTGGCGAACAAGCCACGTGGTGGAACTCCACGTAACCAGGTGGGCACTCCGAGACCGGGAGCTCCTGTTCCTGCGCCGGTGGAAGTGGCTACTGGACAGCAGAAACCCATCCAACCTTCCTATGCCTCCATGCTGCAGTAA
- the LOC108060961 gene encoding histone-lysine N-methyltransferase SETD1B-A isoform X2: protein MSLASTAIDLIHTGLPLLEQSAADLESLPEKQDAEAKQEPKAMEEAVLETIAEPPTDLAADVTADSPLEPPSEPLAEPLPEPLPKTLQEPLLKCLIEPLPQPVQEPLPKPLQESLPQPLPEPLVKPVPEPLPENTTEPLQEPLAEKQPQPIPEPLSNPLPKALPEPLPEPPLPEPLPEPLPKPLPEPLPEPQEGRPETPAGNPENQAQAESPPSIMDISISAQMSPDAPVFYPMGSCLARLLTNGGGGGGDSGQDSPSVPRISPPRSAFEYGTGPYIGPGGDIPRSYQFIDPTATGERNFNSFGLGMDDQEMDEQQQAAQLAETPGVSWVPYYFGSPRTRTTGEDPLSPETGAARSRNNSRSHCECRGEASEVGTSTEFPSFESFAGQLDEIGLARDEFMATLRNLLIRANDLLAPLLQGPFQHMTPIQMAEYTSAILETPPLHPSLFMPANVPRPWTGLTGLSLPYDIHPHSLTPEDLARIQALPKPVDAATQTEFRCMCMLLSQAGSAPASGDLRPPTTSYFPGQAMNGPRMRVPPQPYANPGTSQNGQAQPQPQQPYGFWGRPMPMAMHPHQVPQHRMPRQAAFQHPPPPQRHPHPQAHPQPHPRPGMQPGHPMAHHKMGGAVRYPEAGNYRGYRLPGPYSPRNQASRYGAIGSDRPAENNGNINGRNHYQNSGYRGNPLYARTALGNNQQQMASVAPNIGHLGNPIGNPVQPMDLGMQLRLNLSAEEANASRQVASDSSRTESSATENTSYHSERRVSEESSYVEAEDEDGDSEEVDSEGEEDEVEGGEDEDDDDEEEEDENENDEEEDEDEDEEDDEQPRQLSAPDSRSYCFGEVEFMNYVMSETPMLPNPGQQPGAAAYMEHGLPPTPRSNVPCAQVTPHHLPTHFPGYRAAREQPSQVMPPMNQMPPMAQMSQMPQMSQVPPMTSMPGGSYPPTGIPDGQFKEPPPGSQDHYYNNQQYNAMYGQPRPNFDYNASMMGQESAPVAGPSMYMRPPPPPTAAPPPQGPPPSYPMRQERPMAPILFEVGGNRSHSTGSPMMMQNVMSAHGHGRGRGRGPSRGPSRGPHGHHNAYGQMNQMNQNHGMPFNGQMNQMGQMPPHMRNHQVNHQVNHMGQPMGRGMGMGLMPLPVQMLNPNRMAQPNVQQGMPMNRSTMSPRQYANHNPNAMPSYQPQPEMNKMPPMAEGGAAAGSSTPRVNFAANVANKPRGGTPRNQVGTPRPGAPVPAPVEVATGQQKPIQPSYASMLQ, encoded by the exons ATGTCCCTCGCATCCACGGCCATCGACCTCATCCACACCGGTCTGCCGCTTCTCGAACAGAGCGCAGCCGACCTGGAGTCGCTGCCGGAGAAGCAGGATGCGGAGGCCAAGCAGGAACCGAAAGCAATGGAAGAAGCTGTTTTGGAAACGATAGCAGAACCACCAACAGATTTAGCTGCGGATGTAACAGCTGATTCCCCATTGGAACCACCATCGGAACCCCTTGCGGAACCACTACCTGAACCCCTACCGAAAACTCTACAGGAACCCCTGCTGAAATGCTTAATAGAACCCCTACCACAACCGGTACAGGAACCCCTACCGAAACCTCTTCAGGAATCACTACCACAACCTCTACCGGAACCACTAGTGAAACCTGTACCGGAACCTCTGCCGGAAAATACAACAGAACCTCTGCAGGAACCTCTAGCGGAAAAACAACCACAGCCCATACCAGAACCCCTATCAAATCCTTTACCAAAAGCACTACCGGAACCCCTACCGGAACCACCCCTACCGGAACCCCTACCAGAACCTCTACCAAAACCACTACCAGAACCACTACCAGAACCTCAAGAAGGTCGACCAGAGACGCCCGCTGGCAATCCGGAGAACCAGGCCCAAGCCGAGTCGCCTCCGAGCATCATGGACATCTCGATCAGCGCTCAGATGTCCCCGGACGCCCCCGTCTTCTATCCCATGGGCTCCTGTCTCGCCCGCCTGCTGACcaacggaggaggaggaggaggagactCGGGACAGGACAGTCCAAGCGTTCCGCGGATCTCGCCGCCACGGAGCGCCTTCGAATACGGAACTGGTCCGTATATCGGCCCAGGAGGCGACATCCCGCGCAGCTATCAGTTCATCGATCCAACGGCCACCGGCGAGCGGAACTTCAACAGTTTCGGACTGGGCATGGATGACCAGGAGATGGACGAACAGCAGCAGGCGGCGCAGCTGGCGGAAACACCAGGCGTATCGTGGGTGCCCTACTATTTCGGCAGTCCGCGAACGAGGACAACGGGCGAGGATCCTTTGTCGCCGGAAACGGGAGCAGCGAGGAGCAGGAACAACAGCAGGAGCCACTGCGAATGCAGAGGCGAGGCATCCGAGGTCGGGACATCCACCGAGTTCCCATCCTTCGAGTCCTTTGCCGGGCAACTGGACGAAATCGGTTTGGCCCGCGACGAGTTCATGGCAACGCTGCGCAATCTGCTCATCCGGGCGAATGACCTGTTGGCGCCGCTACTCCAGGGTCCCTTCCAGCACATGACGCCCATCCAGATGGCCGAGTATACCAGCGCCATTCTGGAGACGCCTCCCCTGCATCCGAGTCTCTTCATGCCGGCG AATGTGCCACGTCCCTGGACGGGGCTCACTGGTCTCAGCCTGCCCTACGACATCCATCCGCACAGCCTGACGCCCGAGGACTTGGCCCGCATCCAG GCGCTGCCCAAGCCCGTGGATGCCGCCACCCAGACGGAGTTCCGCTGCATGTGCATGCTACTCTCGCAGGCAGGATCTGCGCCAGCATCCGGCGACCTGCGACCTCCAACGACCTCTTACTTCCCAGGACAAGCGATGAATGGACCACGAATGCGGGTTCCTCCGCAGCCATAtgcaaacccgggaacttcACAGAACGGACAGGCACAGCCGCAACCTCAGCAGCCCTACGGTTTCTGGGGCAGACCCATGC CGATGGCGATGCATCCGCACCAAGTTCCGCAGCATCGCATGCCCCGACAGGCCGCCTTCCAGCATCCACCGCCGCCGCAACGGCATCCACATCCGCAAGCGCATCCGCAGCCGCATCCGCGCCCGGGAATGCAGCCCGGTCATCCGATGGCGCACCACAAGATGGGCGGAGCAGTGCGCTACCCGGAGGCTGGTAACTATCGTGGCTATCGGCTGCCTGGTCCCTACAGTCCGCGGAATCAGGCGAGTCGCTACGGCGCCATCGGCAGTGATCGTCCCGCCGAGAATAATGGTAATATTAATGGAAGGAATCATTACCAGAACTCCGGCTACCGTGGTAATCCACTCTATGCGAGAACAGCTCTCGGCAACAATCAACAGCAGATGGCTTCGGTTGCTCCGAATATCGGTCATCTCGGTAATCCCATCGGCAATCCTGTCCAGCCCATGGATCTGGGCATGCAGCTGAGATTGAATCTGAGTGCGGAGGAGGCGAATGCCAGCAGACAGGTGGCCTCCGACTCGTCGCGCACCGAGTCCTCGGCCACCGAGAACACCAGCTATCACTCGGAGCGCCGGGTGAGCGAGGAGAGCAGCTACGTGGAGGCGGAGGACGAGGATGGGGACAGCGAAGAGGTGGACTCCGAGGGGGAGGAGGACGAGGTCGAGGGCGGCGAGGACgaggatgacgatgatgaggaGGAAGAGGATGAGAATGAGAATGACGAAgaagaggatgaggatgaggatgaggaggatgaTGAGCAGCCCCGTCAGCTGTCTGCTCCCGATTCCCGTTCCTACTGCTTCGGTGAGGTGGAGTTCATGAACTACGTCATGTCCGAGACGCCCATGCTGCCCAATCCCGGCCAGCAGCCAGGAGCCGCCGCCTATATGGAGCACGGCCTGCCGCCAACTCCACGCTCGAATGTGCCCTGTGCCCAGGTGACGCCCCACCACCTGCCCACCCACTTTCCAGGCTATCGTGCTGCTCGGGAGCAGCCTTCCCAGGTCATGCCTCCAATGAACCAGATGCCTCCCATGGCTCAAATGTCTCAAATGCCTCAAATGTCCCAAGTGCCTCCTATGACCTCCATGCCAGGAGGCAGTTACCCACCTACCGGCATACCAGATGGCCAGTTCAAGGAGCCACCGCCAGGATCACAGGATCATTACTACAACAACCAGCAATACAATGCCATGTACGGCCAACCGCGACCCAATTTCGACTACAATGCGAGCATGATGGGTCAGGAATCAGCTCCGGTGGCAGGACCCAGCATGTACATGAGACCACCACCTCCCCCcacagcagcaccaccaccacaagGACCTCCACCTTCGTATCCCATGCGACAGGAGCGCCCAATGGCCCCCATTCTCTTCGAGGTGGGCGGCAATCGCAGTCATAGCACTGGTTCGCCCATGATGATGCAGAACGTGATGAGTGCCCACGGACATGGACGCGGTCGTGGTCGTGGTCCCAGTCGTGGTCCTAGTCGAGGTCCCCATGGCCACCACAATGCCTATGGCCAGATGAATCAGATGAATCAGAATCATGGAATGCCCTTCAATGGGCAGATGAACCAAATGGGACAGATGCCGCCGCACATGCGGAACCATCAAGTGAACCACCAGGTCAACCACATGGGCCAACCAATGGGCAGGGGAATGGGCATGGGCCTGATGCCCCTGCCCGTCCAGATGCTCAATCCGAATCGCATGGCCCAGCCGAATGTGCAGCAGGGAATGCCCATGAATCGCTCGACCATGAGTCCTCGCCAGTATGCCAATCACAATCCCAATGCGATGCCCAGCTATCAGCCTCAGCCGGAGATGAACAAGATGCCACCGATGGCGGAGGGAGGAGCTGCAGCTGGATCCTCCACACCTCGTGTGAATTTCGCGGCCAATGTGGCGAACAAGCCACGTGGTGGAACTCCACGTAACCAGGTGGGCACTCCGAGACCGGGAGCTCCTGTTCCTGCGCCGGTGGAAGTGGCTACTGGACAGCAGAAACCCATCCAACCTTCCTATGCCTCCATGCTGCAGTAA
- the wgn gene encoding tumor necrosis factor receptor superfamily member wengen, with protein MMSPRLPEGREQESGCRNRIRSRTETTANTTFHKRRRRIISPGSYLALLLLSTTCSLVATSASASASNTELAPGDPPWASQLAVSSSSSPCEPQHWWDSQRDRCTPCTRCQGEMIPLRPCQLHTDTICGSIYDLKIDWVVLAKTEPNWKERRKSSEYEHFEHLTHEQLQQLHEEAAASWVLDWQTGVLYVAVLTCLIFFSVAACILIHHMRQWRRMERRLDQDVEELSTKLMAKLAEVQSLDGGTFFIGNADALRGLPASAAATHAAAAQSGIFQPQHVLLPEKRVKHQERRILKTLQPGNVYIEESNAGLGVMGVRGFAGPKG; from the exons ATGATGTCGCCAAGACTGCCGGAAGGAAGGGAGCAGGAATCAGGATGCAGGAACAGGATTAGAAGCAGAACGGAAACGACGGCAAACACAACGTTTCACAAGCGCCGGCGGAGAATCATCAGTCCCGGCAGCTACCTGGCCCTGCTCTTGCTCTCCACCACCTGCAGCCTGGTGGCCacctccgcctccgcctccgcctcAAACACAGAGCTTGCGCCTGGGGATCCTCCGTGGGCCAGCCAGTTGGCCgtctcctccagctcctcgcCCTGCGAACCGCAGCATTGGTGGGACTCGCAGCGGGATAGATGCACTCCGTGCACCCGCTGCCAGGGCGAGATGATACCACTGCGTCCCTGCCAGCTGCACACGGACACCATCTGCGGCTCCATCTACGATCTCAAGATCGATTGGGTCGTCCTGGCCAAGACGGAGCCGAATTGGAAGGAG CGCCGAAAGTCTTCGGAGTACGAGCACTTTGAGCATCTGACCCacgagcaactgcagcagctgcacGAGGAGGCGGCCGCCTCCTGGGTCCTCGACTGGCAGACCGGCGTCCTCTATGTGGCCGTGCTCACCTGCCTCATCTTCTTCTCGGTGGCAGCCTGCATCCTCATCCATCACATGCGCCAGTGGCGCCGCATGGAGCGTCGCCTGGATCAGG ATGTGGAGGAGCTGTCCACCAAACTGATGGCCAAGCTGGCGGAGGTGCAGAGCCTGGACGGAGGCACCTTCTTCATTGGCAACGCGGACGCCCTGCGAGGACTGCCCGCCTCCGCAGCGGCGACGCATGCAGCAGCGGCACAGTCGGGAATCTTCCAGCCGCAACACGTGCTGCTCCCCG AGAAACGCGTGAAGCACCAGGAACGACGGATCCTGAAGACCCTCCAGCCGGGCAATGTCTACATCGAGGAGAGCAACGCGGGACTGGGCGTCATGGGCGTGCGGGGGTTTGCCGGCCCCAAGGGCTGA